One Kwoniella pini CBS 10737 chromosome 10, complete sequence genomic region harbors:
- a CDS encoding methionine-tRNA ligase, beta subunit, whose protein sequence is MSSVSDFVKAAERADPTLAGSNEKDKAEIVKLSAETEGYVKDLWALNEKLTPLTYLYSNSPSSADVSLYAHLHPTLISAPSTQHPEKPSLLRYFLQIQSLESVKSAQKELPNSFPSLDIDLSSLAVPERKAPPPKVKKDKKPAAATAGGVTETVTNAVNAAASTASAAVSAATETAVNAASAVKDAVVGGSAPVEGGKKKEKKEKKEKAPKPAAVKEEPTGPLPSMIDMRVGKVLDVKRHPDADSLYVESIDVGEEEPRTVCSGLVKYMSEDQIRGATIVVICNLKPVTMRGVKSFAMLLCASSKDGKDTPGGIEFVLPPEGSQPGERIYFEGDKYENAKPEAQLNPKKKVFETIQPGFITLDTKEAAWIDPETKEVHKIRTKDGVLKTSTLIGASLS, encoded by the exons ATGTCAAGCGTTTCCGACTTTGTCAAAGCCGCCGAACGAGCTGATCCAACTTTGGCCGGATCAAACGAAAAGGACAAAGCTGAAATTGTAAAACTCAGCGCTGAAACCGAAGGTTATGTCAAGGATCTCTGG GCTCTTAACGAGAAGCTTACACCACTTACATACCTCTATTccaactcaccttcttcagcagaTGTATCGTTATACGCTCATCTCCACCCTACACTG ATATCTGCTCCTTCTACTCAACACCCTGAAAAACCATCTTTACTTCGATATttccttcaaattcaatcactAGAATCAGTAAAATCCGCTCAAAAGGAATTACCAAACTCCTTCCCCTCGTTAGATATTGACTTATCTTCTCTTGCTGTACCTGAGAGGAAAGCACCTCCACCAAAGGTCaaaaaagataagaaaCCTGCTGCCGCTACTGCTGGAGGAGTCACAGAGACAGTCACAAATGCCGTGAATGCTGCTGCTTCGACCGCTAGTGCCGCTGTCAGTGCTGCTACTGAAACAGCTGTTAATGCCGCTTCGGCAGTTAAAGATGCAGTAGTAGGTGGTTCTGCACctgttgaaggtggtaaaaagaaggaaaagaaagagaagaaagagaaagcaCCTAAACCTGCTGCTGTCAAAGAGGAACCAACGGGTCCATTGCCTTCAATGATAGATATGCGAGTTGGAAAAGTCCTTGACG TTAAACGACACCCTGACGCAGATAGTTTATATGTTGAATCTATCGAtgtaggagaagaagagcCTCGTACTGTATGTTCGGGTTTAGTTAAATACATGTCAGAGGACCAAATCAGAGGAGCTACTATCGTTGTGATC TGTAACCTGAAACCAGTGACTATGAGAGGAGTCAAATCATTCGCAATGCTTCTATGTGCTTCATCGAAAGACGGTAAAGATACACCTGGAGGAATTGAATTCGTTTTACCTCCTGAAGGATCTCAACCTGGTGAAAGGATCTACTTTGAGGGTGATAAATACGAGA ACGCTAAACCAGAAGCTCAACTCAATCCAAAGAAAAAAGTTTTCGAGACTATTCAACCTGGGTTCATCACTCTCGATACGAAAGAAGCAGCATGGATTGATCCTGAAACTAAAGAGGTACATAAGATTAGAACTAAAGATGGTGTATTGAAAACTAGTACTTTGATCGGAGCAAGTTTATCATAG
- a CDS encoding translation elongation factor Tu, with amino-acid sequence MAGQPPPNGFNPGAFEFRPGTGAPFVPRQQGQQQGYPGQQQQQQQSYGQYQQGGYGGYPQQAGQGGYGGYPQYGAQQGGYGGYQSQPQSQAYVPPGARQQQQQPPVRNVQGFQPPSLPPTSSSPKPDSTTAGKPVSLSIGGGAPKAAPSLSIGGGAPKAAPSLSIGGGAPKSAPSISIGGAPKAAPSLSIGGAAKAAPSLSIGGAKKPEEKKTETASSTPAKSSTPQPEETPAPVPASATDAQVKVVASTTDAPAPSQSSTPAPPAASGTSTPSGTNFTKVSAKNDADAILKEQAAAGAEALKDLYGDDAKDTNVKSHLNIIFTGHVDAGKSTMGGQLLFLTGAVDKRTMEKYEQEAKAAGRETWYLSWALDSNKEERAKGKTIEVGRSYFESDKRRYTILDAPGHKTYVPSMITGAAQADVAILVLSGRKGEFETGFERDGQTREHAMLIKNNGINKLVVVVNKMDDPTVQWDKGRYDEVCTKITPFLKSVGFNPKTDITFIPVSAQQGQNMKERVDKKIAPWSDGPALLEFLDNMEVIERDIDAPVVIPIQESYAELGTMVMGKIEAGRVKKGDKLLVMPNKSPVEVTAIYTEQGDEMEYAYCGDNCRIRIGGISEKDVSPGFVLCSSVKPVRTVTAFKADLSIIEAKNIITNGYNCVLHAHTVAEEVTLTALLAYYDKKSRRKSKKAPQFAKQGMLVSALIETAAPICLETYKDSKILGRFSLRDEGKTVAIGKVTKLIEKTEDMPDIAGLKVNTA; translated from the exons ATGGCAGGTCAACCCCCTCCCAACGGATTCAATCCAGGCGCTTTCGAATTCAGACCAGGTACAGGTGCACCCTTTGTCCCTCGACAACAAGGCCAACAACAAGGATATCCAGgccaacaacaacaacaacaacaatcatacggtcaatatcaacaagGAGGATACGGTGGATACCCCCAACAAGCTGGACAAGGTGGATATGGAGGATACCCTCAATACGGTGCTCAACAAGGGGGTTATGGTGGATATCAAAGTCAACCACAATCTCAAGCTTACGTACCACCTGGAGCAagacaacaacaacagcaaccGCCAGTAAGGAATGTTCAAGGATTCCAACCTCCCAGCCTGCCTCCAACTTCCTCGTCACCCAAACCAGACTCAACTACAGCCGGTAAACCCGTATCACTTTCTATTGGTGGTGGCGCTCCCAAAGCCGCTCCTTCGCTCTCCATTGGCGGAGGTGCACCAAAAGCTGCGCCATCTTTATCTATCGGCGGAGGAGCACCCAAATCAGCTCCTTCTATCTCAATTGGTGGTGCTCCTAAAGCAGCTCCGTCCTTGTCTATCGGTGGTGCAGCAAAGGCCGCTCCCTCATTGAGCATTGGAGGAGCTAAAAAACctgaagagaaaaaaacCGAAACCGCTTCATCAACTCCAGCAAAATCGTCAACTCCTCAACCAGAGGAAACTCCCGCCCCTGTCCCAGCTTCAGCAACCGACGCCCAAGTCAAAGTTGTAGCTTCCACCACCGATGCTCCAGCTCCTTCCCAATCATCTACACCCGCTCCTCCAGCTGCTTCCGGTACTTCGACTCCATCCGGAACAAACTTCACCAAAGTATCAGCAAAAAATGACGCAGATGCAATCTTGAAAGAACAAGCTGCTGCAGGTGCTGAAGCTTTAAAAGACTTATATGGAGATGATGCTAAAGATACAAATGTTAAATCACATTTAAACATTATATTCACAGGACATGTAGATGCTGGTAAATCAACTATGGGTGGTCAATTATTATTCTTAACAGGAGCAGTGGATAAGAGGACAATGGAAAAATATGAACaagaagctaaagctgCAGGAAGAGAAACTTGGTATCTATCTTGGGCATTAGATTCAAATaaggaagaaagagcaAAAGGGAAAACAATTGAAGTCGGTAGAAGTTATTTCGAGAGTGACAAACGAAGATATACCATTTTAGATGCTCCAGGGCACAAAACATATGTACCTAGTATGATCACTGGTGCAGCCCAAGCCGATGTAGCTATCCTG GTGCTCTCCGGGCGAAAGGGTGAATTTGAGACTGGATTTGAGAGAGATGGACAAACTAGAGAGCACGCCATGTTGATCAAAAATAACGGTATCAACAAGTTGGTTGTGGTAGTTAACAAAATGGATGACCCCACTGTACAATGGGATAAGGGAAG ATACGACGAGGTTTGCACCAAGATCACACCTTTCCTCAAATCCGTAGGATTCAACCCAAAGACAgatatcaccttcatcccTGTGTCAGCGCAACAAGGTCAGAACATGAAGGAGAGGGTAGATAAGAAGATTGCGCCCTGGTCTGA CGGTCCTGCTCTGCTTGAATTCCTTGATAATATGGAAGTCATCGAGCGAGATATCGATGCCCCCGTCGTAATCCCTATTCAAGAATCATACGCTGAGCTTG GTACCATGGTCATGggtaaaattgaagctgGTAGAGTCAAGAAGGGGGATAAATTGCTTGTAATGCCCAATAAA TCACCAGTCGAAGTCACAGCCATATATACAGAACAAGGAGACGAGATGGAATACGCATATTGTGGTGACAATTGTCGTATCAGAATAGGTGGAATTTCTGAGAAGGATGTTTCACCAGGTTTCGTTCTTTGTTCGTCTGTCAAACCTGTCAGGACCGTCACAGCTTTCAAGGCGGATTTGAGTATCATTGAAGCCAAGAACATCATCACGAATGGTTATAACTGTGTACTCCA CGCACACACTGTCGCTGAAGAAGTGACTTTGACG GCTCTGCTCGCTTATTATGACAAGAAAAGTAGAAGGAAATCCAAGAAAGCTCCTCAATTCGCTAAACAAGGAATGCTTGTATCCGCCTTGATAGAAACTGCTGCACCTATATGTCTTGAGACATACAAAGACTCAAAGATCTTGGGTCGATTCTCCTTACGTGATGAAG GTAAAACTGTGGCCATAGGGAAAGTCACGAAACTAATCGAAAAGACCGAGGATATGCCTGATATAGCTGGATTGAAAGTCAACACAGCctaa
- a CDS encoding mitochondrial import inner membrane translocase subunit TIM8 — MSAAGIPQLDDASKRELEGFLEQEQAKAKLQASIHELTNTCWNTCITGSISSKFSKSEAQCLENCVDRFLDSSLFIVKQIESQKQQL; from the exons atgtCCGCCGCTGGTATTCCTCAACTTGATGATGCCTCCAAG AGAGAATTGGAAGGTTTCCTTGAACAAGA ACAAGCTAAAGCTAAATTACAAGCTTCAATTCATGAATTAACTAACACAT GTTGGAATAC TTGTATAACaggatcaatttcttctaaattttcCAAATCTGAAGCTCAATGTCTTGAAAATTGTGTAGATCGATTCTTAGATTCAAGTTTATTCATTGttaaacaaattgaatctCAAAAACAACAATTATAA